A region from the Nonlabens sp. YIK11 genome encodes:
- a CDS encoding class I SAM-dependent methyltransferase, producing MKKLFKFFLNLIPRPWLISASYAVRPLLAWWYRGDRYEDPIDGKKFRSFLPYGYGKVRENVLSPSTLSLERHRLLWLYLQRETRLFTAPTKLLHFAPEQCFYHRFRESELIQYTTTDLNSPLADVQADICNLPFEDNAFDMILCNHVLEHIPDDATAMKELYRVLKPGGKAIFQVPLENDRAKTFEDDSITNRAERARIFGQYDHVRIYGMDYFDRLREVGFKVEACDYTNTLSPEKIDYYRLAAGELIPVVTK from the coding sequence GTGAAAAAACTATTCAAATTCTTTCTCAACTTGATACCACGGCCATGGTTGATCAGTGCGAGTTATGCCGTGCGGCCTTTACTTGCCTGGTGGTATCGCGGTGATCGCTATGAAGATCCTATTGATGGGAAGAAATTCCGTAGTTTTTTACCCTATGGCTATGGCAAGGTGCGCGAGAATGTACTGTCACCTTCTACTCTATCGCTAGAGCGCCACCGATTGTTATGGCTGTATTTGCAGCGAGAAACGCGTTTGTTTACCGCACCTACAAAGCTGCTTCATTTTGCACCAGAGCAATGTTTTTATCATCGCTTTCGCGAAAGCGAACTCATTCAATACACCACTACAGATCTTAATTCACCACTGGCAGATGTTCAGGCAGATATCTGCAACCTGCCTTTTGAGGATAACGCATTTGACATGATTTTATGTAATCATGTTCTGGAGCACATTCCTGATGATGCCACGGCCATGAAAGAATTGTATCGCGTTCTCAAACCTGGCGGCAAGGCCATTTTTCAAGTACCGCTGGAAAATGATCGCGCCAAAACTTTTGAGGACGATTCCATCACAAATCGTGCAGAACGTGCGCGCATTTTTGGTCAATACGATCATGTACGCATTTATGGTATGGATTATTTTGATCGCCTGCGCGAGGTTGGATTTAAAGTAGAGGCTTGTGATTACACCAATACCTTATCTCCAGAAAAGATCGATTATTACCGTCTAGCGGCTGGCGAACTTATTCCCGTTGTTACAAAATAG
- a CDS encoding DUF6268 family outer membrane beta-barrel protein, producing the protein MRNLLFILAVLFTASFSNAQDYFDLFKYSYNYADLGNIDPETEVDTEVSNTNIEFYFPYPISAKTTIIGGFTYENTRLGLQYNADRSNLIMTRLNLGVKQDHGNKWSGTYVFLPKFASDFVGSLDTPDLQLGGLALFEKRYSSSYSLKFGSYVSTEQFGTTITPLVGLWYKSENDKFYINATLPIRTDVNYNFTEDFSLGANLVTSIKAYNLQETDSQFYVQEESIRFGLYAAYAFFDNTMILRGKVGYDTTDYGLYNQGDTVGAQILTFQVSGDDRTRLNTEFDSSIFFGLDLIWRTDL; encoded by the coding sequence ATGAGAAATCTTCTATTTATCCTTGCTGTACTTTTCACGGCTAGTTTTTCTAACGCTCAGGATTATTTTGACCTATTTAAGTACTCCTATAATTATGCTGATCTAGGTAATATTGACCCAGAAACAGAGGTGGATACTGAGGTGAGCAATACCAATATTGAATTTTACTTTCCCTATCCTATTTCTGCAAAGACGACCATCATAGGTGGTTTCACTTACGAGAATACACGATTGGGCCTACAGTATAATGCAGATAGAAGTAATCTTATCATGACGCGTCTCAATCTAGGTGTGAAACAGGACCATGGTAATAAATGGAGTGGAACCTATGTGTTTTTACCAAAATTCGCTTCCGACTTTGTGGGAAGCCTTGATACACCAGACCTACAGTTGGGTGGACTCGCATTGTTTGAAAAGAGATATTCTAGTAGTTACAGCTTAAAATTTGGTAGTTATGTAAGTACAGAACAATTCGGTACTACTATTACTCCGCTTGTAGGGTTGTGGTACAAAAGCGAAAACGATAAGTTTTACATCAACGCGACGCTTCCTATTCGTACAGATGTCAATTACAATTTCACCGAAGATTTTAGCCTAGGTGCGAATCTGGTAACCTCTATAAAAGCCTATAATCTTCAAGAAACCGATTCGCAGTTTTATGTGCAGGAAGAAAGTATACGTTTTGGGCTTTATGCAGCTTACGCATTCTTTGATAACACGATGATCCTAAGAGGAAAAGTAGGTTATGACACTACGGACTATGGTTTATATAATCAAGGAGACACCGTTGGCGCCCAAATATTGACCTTCCAGGTTTCTGGAGACGACCGTACAAGATTGAATACAGAGTTTGATAGCTCGATCTTCTTCGGGCTTGACCTGATCTGGAGAACAGATTTGTAG
- the map gene encoding type I methionyl aminopeptidase → MIVTKTKEELEIMRQAALMVSKTLGMIAAEIKPGVTSQRLDDLAEQYIRDNGAIPGFKGLYDCPSTLLISPNEEVVHGLPKDVAIKDGDVLSIDCGAIVDGFYGDHAYTFTVGEVPEETKLLLERTKNSLYIGIEQFRLGNRVGDVGYAIQEYCEGFGYGVVRELVGHGLGRVMHEDPQMPNYGKRGRGKKFVEGMTVAIEPMINMGTKNIKHFPDGWTIKTRDGKPSAHFEHDVAIVDGEPRLLSTFDYVHEVLGITSDEEDPYRWKE, encoded by the coding sequence ATGATAGTTACCAAAACCAAAGAAGAGCTAGAAATCATGCGCCAGGCGGCGTTGATGGTAAGCAAAACCTTAGGGATGATCGCGGCAGAGATCAAACCTGGCGTAACCTCGCAACGACTGGACGACCTAGCGGAACAATACATAAGAGACAACGGTGCCATTCCTGGATTTAAGGGGTTGTACGATTGTCCCAGCACGCTGCTGATCAGCCCTAATGAAGAGGTGGTTCATGGGTTGCCCAAGGATGTGGCGATCAAGGACGGCGATGTACTATCCATTGACTGCGGTGCGATCGTGGATGGTTTTTATGGCGACCATGCGTACACTTTTACGGTTGGCGAGGTCCCAGAAGAGACCAAGTTGCTTCTCGAGCGTACCAAGAACTCCTTATATATAGGTATTGAGCAATTCCGTTTAGGGAATCGTGTGGGCGATGTTGGTTATGCGATCCAGGAATATTGTGAAGGTTTTGGTTATGGTGTGGTGCGTGAATTGGTAGGTCATGGTTTGGGACGTGTGATGCATGAAGATCCACAAATGCCTAACTACGGGAAACGTGGTCGCGGTAAAAAGTTTGTAGAAGGAATGACTGTCGCCATTGAACCTATGATCAACATGGGAACCAAAAACATCAAGCATTTCCCAGATGGCTGGACCATCAAAACTCGCGACGGTAAGCCCAGCGCACACTTTGAGCATGATGTGGCCATCGTTGATGGCGAGCCTAGGTTATTAAGCACGTTTGACTATGTGCACGAGGTTTTGGGAATTACTTCAGATGAAGAAGATCCTTATCGCTGGAAGGAATAA
- a CDS encoding cupin domain-containing protein encodes MDKINLAEKFDLFQETWTPKIISELNGQQVKLAKLHGEFVWHNHEQEDELFYVVKGTLKIRFRACLPDRQESEVILHPGEMIVVPAGVDHLPVAEEEVHVMLIEPAAIKHTGNVQHELTKEQLDWI; translated from the coding sequence ATGGACAAAATAAATCTAGCTGAAAAATTTGATCTATTCCAAGAAACATGGACGCCTAAAATCATTAGCGAACTCAATGGGCAGCAGGTCAAGCTAGCTAAACTTCACGGTGAGTTTGTATGGCACAATCATGAGCAGGAAGATGAACTTTTTTATGTGGTAAAAGGAACTTTGAAAATTCGCTTTCGCGCCTGCCTGCCGGACAGGCAAGAAAGCGAGGTCATTCTTCATCCAGGTGAAATGATTGTGGTTCCTGCAGGTGTGGATCATCTACCAGTGGCAGAAGAGGAAGTTCATGTGATGCTTATTGAACCAGCTGCGATCAAACACACCGGAAACGTACAACATGAATTGACTAAGGAGCAACTGGACTGGATCTAG
- a CDS encoding thioredoxin family protein, with protein MRRILPAAIAAILLTACGSQKEATTTSTSEAKTVATVEMTKPEAQMATMVNGNLQGVASLKDFQSEPFSTWFTPRYDDYTPDAAVVSELKSEMTDVSIRAYMGTWCGDSKRETPKFFKLLDAVGYDQNNLTMVTVDRSKREPADLVNGYDISRVPTFIFYRDGEELGRFVEYPRETLEQDILKIVSGQDYKHSYQN; from the coding sequence ATGAGAAGAATACTACCTGCAGCCATAGCTGCCATATTACTTACCGCTTGTGGTTCTCAAAAAGAAGCAACCACAACCAGCACTAGCGAGGCTAAAACTGTAGCCACCGTAGAAATGACAAAACCAGAAGCACAAATGGCCACTATGGTTAACGGCAACCTGCAAGGCGTTGCGTCTTTGAAAGATTTCCAGAGTGAGCCATTCAGCACTTGGTTTACACCTAGATATGACGACTACACACCAGATGCCGCAGTGGTGTCAGAATTGAAATCGGAGATGACGGATGTAAGCATTCGCGCTTACATGGGAACTTGGTGCGGTGACTCTAAAAGAGAAACCCCTAAATTTTTCAAGCTGTTGGATGCAGTTGGATATGATCAGAACAATCTTACCATGGTCACAGTAGACCGTTCCAAAAGAGAACCGGCAGATCTTGTCAACGGTTATGACATTAGCAGGGTTCCAACGTTTATCTTTTATAGGGATGGTGAAGAGTTGGGTCGCTTTGTGGAATATCCGCGAGAGACTTTGGAACAGGACATTTTAAAAATCGTCAGCGGTCAGGATTATAAACATTCCTACCAAAACTAA
- the gpmI gene encoding 2,3-bisphosphoglycerate-independent phosphoglycerate mutase has product MNKKTMLMILDGWGITQDPKVSAIAQANTPYIDSLYDKYPHATLRTDGENVGLPDGQMGNSEVGHMNLGAGRIVYQDLAKINKAVRENSLKDEQVLVDAFAFAKANSKKVHFAGLVSDGGVHAHINHLKALIDAALDYGLEDLFVHAFTDGRDVDPKSGAGFLEELEQHIAQTPAQIASVIGRYFAMDRDQRWERVAKAYHLMTDGMGAPSHEVVASVRDSYASGLTDEFIEPIVALNGGEPVAKVESGDVVIFFNYRTDRGRELTDMLSQRDFHEQNAHKLDLYYVTMTTYDENFKDIKVIFEKPNLKNTLGEILSGAGKKQIRIAETEKYPHVTFFFNGGEEKPFDGEERIMCKSPKVATYDLQPEMSIDCVSGKIIPEIKKQYADFICLNFANPDMVGHTGSMEAAVAACEAVDHAAQQVIDAAVDNGYTVIVIADHGNCEVMINPDGSVNTAHTTNPVPLILVDQDIKSIKDGVLGDIAPTILKLIGVEQPAEMTQKPLI; this is encoded by the coding sequence TTGAATAAGAAAACCATGTTGATGATCCTGGACGGTTGGGGAATTACCCAAGATCCCAAGGTCAGCGCGATCGCACAGGCAAACACGCCATATATAGACAGTCTTTACGATAAATATCCACACGCCACGCTACGCACAGATGGCGAGAACGTTGGCCTGCCAGACGGCCAGATGGGCAATAGCGAGGTAGGTCACATGAACCTGGGCGCTGGTCGCATCGTGTATCAGGACCTTGCCAAAATCAATAAAGCCGTTCGAGAAAATAGCCTTAAAGATGAACAAGTGCTGGTGGATGCATTCGCTTTCGCGAAAGCGAACTCCAAAAAAGTACACTTTGCAGGATTGGTATCAGATGGTGGCGTTCACGCACACATCAACCACTTGAAAGCATTGATCGATGCTGCGCTGGATTATGGGCTGGAAGATCTTTTTGTACACGCCTTTACAGACGGTCGCGATGTGGACCCAAAATCTGGAGCTGGATTTCTGGAAGAGTTGGAACAGCACATTGCACAGACACCGGCACAAATCGCCAGCGTCATAGGTAGATATTTTGCCATGGATCGTGACCAGCGATGGGAACGCGTTGCCAAGGCCTACCACCTAATGACCGATGGAATGGGCGCACCCAGCCATGAGGTGGTAGCATCGGTACGTGATAGTTATGCGTCTGGATTGACAGATGAATTTATTGAGCCTATCGTCGCATTAAATGGTGGCGAACCAGTCGCCAAAGTAGAAAGCGGCGATGTAGTCATCTTCTTCAATTACCGTACAGATCGTGGTCGTGAACTGACAGACATGCTATCCCAACGGGATTTTCATGAGCAAAATGCGCACAAACTGGACTTGTACTATGTGACGATGACGACCTATGATGAAAACTTCAAGGACATCAAGGTCATTTTTGAAAAACCAAATTTGAAAAACACCTTAGGCGAGATCCTATCGGGTGCAGGAAAGAAACAAATACGCATTGCGGAAACCGAGAAGTATCCTCATGTGACCTTCTTTTTTAATGGTGGAGAGGAGAAACCTTTTGATGGCGAGGAGCGCATCATGTGTAAATCACCCAAGGTGGCTACCTATGACCTGCAACCAGAAATGTCCATCGATTGCGTTTCAGGAAAAATAATCCCTGAAATCAAAAAACAATATGCCGATTTCATTTGTTTGAACTTTGCAAATCCTGACATGGTAGGACACACTGGAAGCATGGAAGCTGCGGTTGCTGCCTGTGAAGCGGTAGACCATGCTGCACAACAAGTAATTGACGCTGCCGTTGATAATGGTTACACGGTGATTGTGATTGCAGACCATGGGAATTGTGAAGTGATGATCAATCCTGATGGTAGTGTAAACACAGCGCATACGACTAATCCTGTACCGCTTATTCTGGTAGATCAAGATATTAAGTCGATAAAAGATGGTGTTTTGGGCGATATTGCACCTACCATTTTAAAATTGATAGGCGTTGAACAGCCGGCAGAAATGACACAAAAACCTTTAATATAA
- a CDS encoding NAD(P)/FAD-dependent oxidoreductase, with protein MSPHHTVTDVIIVGGGAAGFFTAINLAEQRPDLSITILERGKDVLQKVRISGGGRCNVTHAEFDPKPLTGNYPRGEKELLGPFHKFMTGDTIAWFADHGVELKIEDDGRMFPITDSSQTIIDCFLSLAKKHHIKVLTSQNVVRLERDEHWKVVTKTDEFTCEHLVVTAGSSPKIWEMMKSLGHTIIDAVPSLFTFNIVDKTITELAGIALEARVEVPQLHLESQGPLLITHWGFSGPAILKMSAWGAVQLHSSNYKFDVVINWLNYISQEECYEMLLAKRDDSKKQISNDRLYEIPKRLWNYLVHSMNLQDKTWAECSNQTLKELAITLTASVFKVDGKSTFKEEFVTAGGIDLKEVDFRTFASRKQENLYFAGEILNIDAITGGFNFQNAWTGGWMVAQAISQS; from the coding sequence ATGAGTCCACATCATACAGTTACGGATGTAATCATAGTAGGCGGTGGCGCGGCAGGCTTCTTCACAGCCATTAACCTCGCCGAACAGCGTCCGGATCTTTCCATCACGATTTTGGAACGTGGTAAGGACGTGCTTCAAAAAGTGCGTATTTCGGGTGGTGGACGATGCAACGTCACTCATGCCGAATTCGATCCAAAACCATTAACGGGTAATTATCCGCGAGGTGAAAAAGAGCTTTTGGGACCTTTTCACAAATTCATGACCGGCGACACCATTGCATGGTTTGCAGATCATGGTGTGGAACTTAAAATAGAGGATGACGGCCGCATGTTTCCCATCACAGATTCTTCTCAGACTATCATCGATTGCTTCCTCAGCCTGGCCAAAAAACACCATATTAAAGTATTGACCTCGCAAAATGTTGTACGACTAGAGCGCGATGAACATTGGAAAGTAGTTACCAAAACCGACGAATTCACTTGCGAGCATCTAGTCGTTACAGCTGGTAGTAGCCCAAAGATTTGGGAGATGATGAAGTCTTTGGGTCATACCATTATAGATGCCGTACCATCACTGTTTACTTTTAATATAGTCGACAAAACCATTACAGAACTTGCTGGTATTGCGCTGGAAGCTCGCGTTGAAGTGCCGCAGTTGCACTTGGAATCTCAAGGGCCGTTATTGATTACTCATTGGGGCTTTTCTGGACCAGCCATTCTCAAAATGAGCGCTTGGGGCGCGGTACAGCTTCATAGTTCCAACTACAAATTTGATGTGGTTATCAACTGGCTTAATTACATTTCGCAAGAAGAATGTTACGAGATGCTGCTCGCCAAACGGGACGATAGTAAAAAACAGATCTCTAACGATCGGTTATATGAGATCCCAAAAAGGCTCTGGAATTACTTGGTTCACAGCATGAATTTACAAGATAAAACTTGGGCAGAATGCTCCAACCAGACCTTAAAAGAATTAGCCATTACTTTAACCGCAAGTGTTTTTAAAGTCGATGGTAAGAGCACTTTCAAAGAAGAATTTGTTACCGCTGGCGGCATTGATTTGAAGGAGGTTGACTTTAGGACCTTTGCAAGTCGCAAACAGGAAAACCTCTATTTTGCTGGCGAGATCTTAAATATTGACGCCATTACCGGCGGCTTTAATTTCCAAAACGCCTGGACTGGTGGATGGATGGTGGCGCAAGCGATTTCGCAATCTTAA
- a CDS encoding FAD-dependent oxidoreductase, with protein sequence MKISDTNTNILITGAGLCGALLGLRLAQRGYTVNVLEKRPDMRSKIVDAGRSINLALSDRGLNALKMVGLGDKVKELCIPMKARMIHPKNGKVLTSNYSGRDDDFINSISREDLNKLLLDKADEYDKVQIDFNDEVLSVDVKKGSIEYKDSETETIKQWNPDILLGTDGAGSKVRQAMARQRDFFFSYTTEWLPHAYKELRMPPADDGGWRIDKHALHIWPRGGFMLIALPNLDGSFTMTLFMRRKESPQSFEQITTDEEVTAFFKEEFPDVFDEIPDLLEQYQRNPVPPLGTVRCSPWTAHGKVLMMGDACHAIVPFYGQGMNAGFEDVMVFDQILNECDDWEEAMKRFSVERKPDTDAIADLALDNFVEMRDSVSHPDFQIKRAIEMKLEHAFAKAVYSSKYSLVTFPPAGMGYREAMRKGRAQDKAILWLINNGDIKLEDSAESLLAAINKKTAEVIWHRN encoded by the coding sequence ATGAAAATATCAGATACGAATACCAATATATTAATCACCGGTGCTGGTCTTTGTGGTGCACTTTTGGGATTACGATTGGCGCAGCGCGGTTACACCGTCAATGTTTTGGAGAAGCGTCCAGACATGCGTTCCAAAATTGTGGATGCAGGTAGATCCATAAATCTAGCTCTTTCAGATCGTGGATTGAACGCCTTGAAAATGGTAGGCCTGGGCGATAAAGTCAAGGAGCTATGCATTCCTATGAAGGCACGAATGATCCATCCTAAAAATGGCAAGGTGCTCACTTCTAATTATAGTGGTCGTGACGATGACTTTATCAATTCCATATCCAGAGAAGACCTCAACAAGCTTTTGTTGGACAAGGCAGATGAATACGATAAGGTCCAGATCGATTTTAATGACGAGGTACTTTCTGTAGATGTAAAGAAAGGCAGTATAGAATACAAGGATTCAGAAACCGAAACCATTAAACAATGGAATCCTGATATCTTATTGGGAACCGACGGTGCTGGATCTAAGGTACGCCAGGCCATGGCCAGACAGCGCGACTTCTTCTTCTCCTACACGACAGAATGGTTACCGCATGCTTATAAAGAATTGCGCATGCCACCAGCAGACGATGGCGGCTGGCGTATTGACAAACACGCTTTACACATCTGGCCTCGTGGTGGTTTTATGTTGATCGCTCTTCCTAATCTGGACGGTAGCTTTACCATGACGCTATTCATGCGTCGCAAGGAATCACCGCAAAGCTTTGAGCAGATCACCACAGATGAAGAGGTGACGGCTTTCTTCAAGGAAGAGTTCCCTGATGTCTTTGATGAAATACCCGACCTGTTGGAACAATACCAGCGCAATCCTGTGCCACCTTTGGGCACCGTGCGTTGCTCTCCATGGACCGCTCACGGCAAGGTCTTGATGATGGGTGATGCCTGTCACGCAATCGTACCTTTTTACGGTCAAGGCATGAACGCAGGTTTTGAAGACGTGATGGTTTTTGACCAGATCCTCAATGAATGCGACGATTGGGAAGAAGCCATGAAGCGATTCTCGGTCGAGCGCAAACCAGATACAGATGCCATTGCAGACCTCGCTTTGGATAATTTTGTAGAGATGCGAGACAGCGTTTCGCATCCTGATTTTCAAATTAAACGGGCCATTGAGATGAAATTGGAGCACGCTTTCGCGAAAGCGGTATACTCATCAAAATATTCACTAGTCACTTTCCCACCAGCAGGAATGGGTTACCGCGAGGCCATGAGGAAAGGCCGTGCGCAGGACAAAGCTATTTTGTGGTTGATCAATAACGGCGACATCAAATTAGAGGACAGCGCCGAAAGCTTGCTTGCAGCGATAAACAAAAAGACCGCAGAAGTTATTTGGCATAGGAATTAA
- the kynU gene encoding kynureninase: protein MTYNSTKEFAQSLDQADELARFRESFTIPKHVDGTESIYLCGNSLGVQPKKAVEYVADELNDWAQLGVKGHFDKTFPWTRYHEFLNEPMAKVVGALPHEVVVMNTLTPNLHFMMVSFYKPSGKRRKIVMEADAFPSDTYAVDSQIKWHGGDPAEDIILWQPRPGNSTLQMEDLEQIFRKHGDEIALVMIASINYYTGQFFDLKKITELGHSHGAMVGFDCAHGAGNVDLKLHDSGADFAVWCTYKYMNSGPGSIGGCFVHERHAESDKLDRMAGWWGHNKEERFLMKPKFDPIYGAEGWQQSNAPILSMAPIRASMELFDEAGFDNLLAKSNQLTNYLEYLINNIEGNRIKIITPKNPKDRGCQLSLAVKNADKSLFEAISDKGVIADWREPDVIRVAPVPLYNSYMDCWNFVQILTAAL, encoded by the coding sequence ATGACCTACAACTCCACAAAAGAATTTGCACAATCACTAGACCAGGCAGATGAATTGGCTCGCTTTCGCGAAAGCTTTACCATCCCGAAACATGTTGACGGTACAGAAAGTATTTACCTGTGCGGGAACTCCTTGGGAGTACAACCTAAAAAAGCAGTGGAATATGTAGCCGATGAATTGAATGATTGGGCACAATTGGGAGTTAAAGGTCACTTTGACAAGACCTTTCCCTGGACCAGGTATCATGAATTCTTGAATGAACCTATGGCCAAGGTTGTTGGAGCCTTGCCACATGAAGTCGTGGTGATGAACACTTTGACGCCTAACCTTCATTTTATGATGGTCAGTTTTTACAAACCATCAGGCAAGCGCAGGAAAATAGTAATGGAAGCCGACGCTTTCCCCAGCGATACATATGCCGTAGATTCCCAAATCAAATGGCATGGCGGCGATCCTGCAGAAGATATCATCCTATGGCAACCTAGACCTGGTAACTCTACCTTGCAGATGGAAGATCTGGAACAGATCTTTCGCAAACATGGTGATGAGATTGCTTTGGTCATGATTGCTTCCATCAATTATTACACGGGACAATTTTTTGACCTTAAAAAAATTACAGAATTAGGCCACTCACACGGTGCGATGGTAGGTTTTGATTGCGCGCACGGCGCTGGTAATGTAGATTTAAAATTGCATGACAGCGGTGCAGATTTTGCCGTATGGTGCACCTATAAATACATGAACTCAGGTCCTGGTAGTATAGGTGGCTGTTTTGTTCACGAGCGACATGCAGAAAGTGACAAACTGGATCGCATGGCCGGTTGGTGGGGACACAATAAGGAAGAACGCTTTTTAATGAAACCTAAATTCGATCCTATTTATGGAGCCGAAGGATGGCAACAAAGCAACGCTCCTATTTTAAGTATGGCACCTATTCGTGCCAGCATGGAATTATTTGATGAAGCAGGGTTTGATAATCTGTTGGCCAAATCGAATCAACTCACCAATTATCTGGAGTACCTTATCAATAATATAGAAGGTAATCGCATCAAGATCATAACCCCTAAAAATCCCAAGGATCGTGGTTGCCAATTATCGCTGGCCGTTAAAAATGCTGACAAAAGCCTTTTTGAAGCCATAAGTGACAAAGGTGTTATTGCAGACTGGCGCGAGCCAGATGTGATACGTGTGGCACCGGTACCTCTTTATAATTCCTATATGGATTGCTGGAACTTTGTCCAGATCCTTACTGCTGCGCTATAG
- a CDS encoding multidrug effflux MFS transporter: MRKRTVQTDISKRRKNVIILLLGTLIAIGPFSIDTYLPAFKQIAGDFNVDTSAVGLTLTTYFIGIGLGQLAYGPLMDKYGRRKPLIVGLALYIVMSILCGIAWNLWSLAFFRFFMALGGCAGMVASKAVVRDYFEKDQVADVLSTLMLIMGVAPIIAPTVGGFIITAFHWEVVFFCLAAFAGLMLLNVIYVLPESAEPNSSTSLRPTKVAREYWSIYKNKDFFLFSTTRGFAIGALLAYVASAPFVFIEFFGMSEDMFGYIFGGNAAGLILGSQLNRLFLKRFTTFQITFTVAIIMAFLTGGITIYSLLVQPQFWVIYPGLFTMLFFIGFQNPNVTALSLQPFNLQAGSASALVGAVSMIFGSIASTLVAQLLVDGIMPLLAIVTFCSIAGCIAVVYYKIEYGHGYAFAKAYYHHPHRIKQRKEAA; encoded by the coding sequence GTGAGAAAGAGAACTGTACAGACCGACATAAGCAAAAGAAGAAAAAACGTCATCATTTTATTGTTGGGGACGCTCATTGCTATAGGTCCATTTTCCATAGATACTTACCTACCTGCGTTTAAACAAATTGCAGGAGATTTCAATGTCGATACTAGTGCTGTAGGATTGACGCTTACCACATACTTTATTGGTATAGGTCTAGGTCAACTTGCCTATGGTCCATTGATGGACAAATATGGACGACGCAAGCCACTTATTGTTGGGCTTGCCCTCTATATTGTCATGAGCATACTTTGCGGAATCGCATGGAATCTATGGTCGCTGGCATTTTTCAGATTCTTCATGGCACTAGGAGGTTGTGCCGGTATGGTAGCCAGTAAGGCTGTGGTAAGGGATTATTTTGAAAAGGATCAAGTGGCAGATGTCTTAAGTACGCTCATGCTCATCATGGGTGTTGCACCTATCATTGCGCCTACGGTAGGTGGTTTTATCATAACCGCTTTTCACTGGGAAGTGGTGTTCTTCTGTCTTGCCGCATTTGCTGGCCTGATGCTTCTGAATGTAATCTATGTATTGCCAGAAAGCGCAGAACCGAATAGCTCGACAAGTCTGCGGCCCACTAAAGTTGCTAGAGAATACTGGTCTATATATAAGAATAAGGATTTCTTCCTCTTTTCAACCACTCGAGGCTTTGCGATAGGAGCACTGCTGGCTTATGTCGCCAGTGCACCTTTTGTGTTTATAGAGTTTTTTGGGATGAGCGAAGATATGTTCGGTTATATTTTTGGTGGTAATGCAGCTGGTTTGATTTTGGGCAGTCAGCTCAACAGGCTTTTTCTAAAAAGATTTACTACGTTCCAAATAACATTCACGGTGGCAATCATCATGGCTTTTTTAACGGGTGGTATCACCATTTATAGTTTGTTGGTGCAGCCACAGTTTTGGGTGATTTACCCTGGTTTGTTCACCATGCTTTTTTTTATTGGCTTCCAAAACCCTAATGTGACGGCGCTTAGTTTGCAACCATTCAATCTACAGGCTGGTAGCGCCAGCGCGCTCGTGGGTGCGGTTAGTATGATTTTTGGGAGTATTGCAAGCACCTTGGTGGCTCAACTCTTGGTAGATGGGATCATGCCTTTATTAGCTATCGTCACCTTTTGTAGCATAGCTGGCTGCATCGCGGTAGTTTACTATAAAATAGAGTATGGTCATGGGTACGCTTTCGCGAAAGCGTACTACCATCATCCTCATCGCATAAAACAACGAAAGGAAGCCGCCTAA